One window from the genome of Jiangella alba encodes:
- a CDS encoding mandelate racemase/muconate lactonizing enzyme family protein: protein MKITSVTAIPIRAQRITPMVATQGAIDVSEFGVVRVETDEGLTGWGEIAMSWGRVGRGLCQDVELILGPAVIGLDPRDLPRCAAAMQARLPLPMDGGHAARAGVEMALLDVAGKAFELPAYQLLGGRARDAVPVAWPIPWGSVEATVAAAEEAVAAGFPAVKLKIGRPGRTDDTVVAAVRAAVGDEIAIKVDANMAYTSATQALVALRPLERHGLQLIEQPLPPRDLDELARLRDRLETPLLLDESCWELRDIGEIVRRGAADVLNVYVTEMGGPLQAVKAFAAAEAAGLTGLLGSQCELGLATAACAHVGVAVANLAYESDVVGPLRYVRDIVAEPPVIAGGVLVPPDRPGLGVEIDPEAVEAMRC, encoded by the coding sequence ATGAAGATCACCTCGGTGACGGCCATCCCGATCCGCGCGCAGCGGATCACCCCGATGGTGGCGACGCAGGGCGCCATCGACGTGTCGGAGTTCGGCGTCGTGCGCGTCGAGACCGACGAGGGGCTGACCGGCTGGGGCGAGATCGCGATGTCGTGGGGCCGCGTCGGCCGCGGCCTGTGCCAGGACGTCGAGCTGATCCTCGGTCCCGCGGTCATCGGCCTGGACCCGCGCGACCTGCCGCGCTGCGCCGCCGCCATGCAGGCGCGGCTGCCGCTGCCGATGGACGGCGGGCACGCGGCCCGGGCCGGCGTCGAGATGGCGCTGCTGGACGTGGCCGGCAAGGCGTTCGAGCTGCCCGCCTACCAGCTGCTCGGCGGCCGCGCCCGCGACGCCGTCCCGGTGGCCTGGCCGATCCCGTGGGGCTCCGTCGAGGCCACCGTCGCCGCCGCCGAGGAGGCGGTCGCCGCCGGCTTCCCCGCCGTCAAGCTCAAGATCGGCCGGCCCGGCCGCACCGACGACACCGTGGTCGCGGCCGTGCGGGCGGCCGTCGGCGACGAGATCGCGATCAAGGTCGACGCGAACATGGCCTACACCAGCGCCACCCAGGCGCTGGTCGCGCTGCGGCCGCTGGAGCGGCACGGGCTGCAGCTGATCGAGCAGCCGCTGCCGCCGCGCGACCTCGACGAGCTGGCCCGGCTGCGGGACCGGCTGGAGACGCCGCTGCTGCTGGACGAGTCCTGCTGGGAGCTGCGCGACATCGGCGAGATCGTCCGCCGCGGCGCCGCTGACGTGCTCAACGTGTACGTGACGGAGATGGGCGGGCCACTGCAGGCGGTGAAGGCGTTCGCCGCCGCCGAGGCCGCCGGGCTGACCGGCCTGCTGGGCAGCCAGTGCGAGCTGGGCCTCGCGACCGCCGCCTGCGCACACGTCGGCGTCGCCGTCGCGAACCTGGCCTACGAGTCCGACGTGGTCGGGCCGCTGCGCTACGTCCGCGACATCGTGGCCGAGCCGCCGGTCATCGCCGGTGGCGTGCTGGTGCCGCCGGACCGCCCGGGCCTCGGGGTCGAGATCGACCCCGAGGCCGTCGAGGCGATGCGCTGTTGA